AGGGAGGTCAGAAGCACCCTTGGGTCTCAAAGCGGAGAGCTACATGCACAGCGGCAGGACACAACTCTGCCCTGACTCTCACTGCACAGCTACGGTCCCTTTGGCTCAGCATTCCAAACCTTCCCGGAATCTCCATCTCGGTGAGGAACGGGGCACAGCTCCTGGGGCCGCCCCCTTCTTTTAAGCTTGCCTAGGGCCCGGACCCCGCCCCATGACGTCAGCCAGCAGGAAATCCTGGTTAATGATCAGTCACCCAGGACAGGTGCGGGGCAAGGCCGCACACACATCAGAAGCCGCCGCGGTGGGTGGGAGCCTTTTATTTAGCTCCTGGGTGTTTTAGTAAGGCCACTACTGTCCCCAGATGGACATGGGCCTACTTCAGGCTTCTCAGGTGTGTCTAACACTCAGGCACCATCTGAAGCAAGGAACCATCACTCTGCTTCCATGTGTCCTGTTTATCCAGGAAAGTAAAACTTACTCTTTCCGTGGGCAGTTCCTCTAGAAATACACCTTCAAGTAACCTGCCTCCAGGAAGCCTCCCAcacttcctttccctcctctgacGTCTCCACACGTGGAAAGTACGAGCCAGCTGCAGCGCAGACCTATTCCCCGCATGCCTGTGGTCCCCATGCAGGAGGCAAACCCTGTTAGAATCTCAGTTCCATCGTCTACAAAACCAGCCTTGACTACACCTTTTAATCGGAGCATCGCAAATGTACACTACAAAAAGCCACTTGCTGGACAAAGGGCGCCACCTGGTGGTCACAACTCAGAAGTCCACTCTCGCAGAACACGTCCAGTCCCGAAGGGGGCGCAGCATTTCACAAAACTAAAGGGaccaagaagggaaaagaaaaaaaccaacccATCTTTCGGTTTattgaaggaggaaaaggagttgGGGGCAATAAAATGCTTTTGCTTCGTTTATAAAGAGCGAGTTCTCAGGAGGTCCCTTCTCAAGGACAAGGGGGGTACCTCTCTCCCAACTACCAACAGCAGGAAAGCCAAGccaagaaaggagaaggaaattgGGGGGGCCCAGAACTCCAAACACCCGCTCTGATAGGAGCCACAAGctctctccccccacccacaACGTATCTACCCCAAGGGACTCATCTGGGCAGAGGAAGAGGGTATTATACACAGGTCAGGGTTACTGGGTTGGGAGGGTGGGGAATAATTTATCCGCAGCTGCGGTGGGCGGTCAAGGGGGAGGGGAAAGTAGCCTGGTTGGCAGCGGCGGCCTAGGGGTCCCTTTCTTTCTTGACCTTGATGTCTCCAGCAAGGATTGTAGCGATCTCACCCTGCATGAAGGCCCAGGGGACAGAGGAACCCACCAGTGGACATTTGTCTCCGCTGGGGCAGTACACCTCTCCAGCGGGGCCCTGTGCCTTGATGAACTCCCGGGAGCAAGGAAAGCAGAACTTGTGTCCGGGTACCGAGGGACACTGCACGAAGTGGGTGTCTTCCAGCCTCTCTCTGCACAGGGTGCAGCACAAGGGGGCTCCGGGGGTCGCCCCTGGGCCGCTCCCACCCCCGCTGACAGCTTCAGCCCCGGCTGTGGGGCTGACTTCTGCCTCTCCATTGCGTGCCACCAGGCGATGCTGGGTCGGCGGCTGGGTAGTGGAGGAAGCGGCTGGGCTGGCGCCCCCTGCGCGCACAGGGCCTCCACCCCCACCAGGGTCCTTGGGTGAGTGGCCCAGGGCCTCCGCCACGTTCTTGAGGGCAGCAATGGGTGAGGGTACACCGGGGGTCTCTGTGGAGTACGGACCACCCGGCGCTACCCAGtgccgctgctgctgctcctctgtGGTCATCTTCCCAGCTGTCTCGCCCTCGGGCTCAGGGGATGCCTTGCGACGGCGTGGCGTGGGCACCAGGTTCCGGGATGGGGCTCGCGGCGGCGGACCACACAGGGCGGCGGGGGCCGGTTCCGGGTACTGCTGGGGCAGAGCCTCCGCGGGAGCAGGCTCTCGAAAGCTTCGGACCCCGTCGGTAAGCAGCTCTCCCAACTGGCGCCATTCCCCTGAGCCGTGGCGGCGTTCGTATTCGAGGTACTTGAAGCCCGAGGAGGCCAGGGCCTTCCCCGGCTCTCGAAGAGCATCATGAAACATCTGGCGAGCCACTGCAAGGACCCCCGCGTACACATTGCCAGAGCCACAGGGGTATTCGGTGAAGAGCTTCAGCTCGAACTCATAGCCAGGAGGGCGGGCGGTGGCATCAAAGGCAAACACCCTCCCCACCAGCCCGTGGTCCTTCTTGAAGCGGACATTGAAGGGAGCACAGGCGGAGAGCGCCAGTAGCTGCTCCCGCACAGCCTTGGGACGCCCATGCCACTCCTCCGCCCGGCCCCGCATGGCTTCGTTCAGTTCTGCCAAACAGTCCGCATTCCtctgctgcttctctttctcGAAATCGGAGCCGAAAAGTGGACGAGCAGGGCTTAAGCCAGGTGCCAGCGTCAGGGCTCGGCCTCCGAGGCCAGACACTGCAGCTGCCAGCAGCCCGGGGGGCATCAAACTGGGGATAGAGCCAAGCAAAGCCCTGCGTGCCCCTTCCGCCACGGCCTCCTCGCGGCCCAGCCCGTTGGCCAGACGGGACCCCAGGGTGTACTCCAAAGCCGGCGAGGGCAGCGCCAGGCGGCTGGATGAAGTGGCCCTGTCATAGCGGTCCGGACCTGAGACGCTGCCTCCGGTCCCCGATGGCTGCGCCTGGGCCTGCGGGGGTGGCAGCTGGGAGCTCTGGGAGCCCGTGGAggccaggtccttggaggtcggGTGCTTGAGAGCCGGGGGTCCCGGGGAGCGGCCCTCGGGGAGCACGTGGCTGCGCTTGAGCTGGCGGGCGGCGTCGATGAGCAGCTCGATGCGGTCCGCGCCCTCGAAATTCACGCACCCGCGGCAAACGGCCTCGCTGAAGTCCCACACCATGGCCCACGGCATCTTGGGCAGGTCGCACAGGTAGCACCACTGGCGGCGGGACGCTTGCACGGACGCCATGGCGCCCCCCGGAGCGCCACCAGGTGCCCCCGCTGTGCACCCGCCGCCCACGTTCGCTCCGCCGTGCCCGGGGACGGGCGCGCGAGCCACTCAGTCTGGCCTCCGGCTCGGCCTCCCCGCCGGATTCAGGCCCGGCCCCCCTTCCCCGCCCCCTAGGccctcagccttttttttttttttttctcactcccGCCTCCCGTGGAAAATGCAAGCCACGAGCACGCACGTCGGCGCCCCCGTCCGGTCCGCGCAGTGAGCCAAGATGCACTGCTCCAGCTCCTCGATGGGCCTCGGGCGCCGCCGCCCCGGGCTCCCGCCGCTCGTGCCGTCGCCGACGCCGCTGCAACGGCCGCCTTCGCCTccacctccttcttctgccccagAGGCCGCTTCGCAGGGAAAGTTACATAACGCGCGGGCAAAGCCTTGTGGGAAATGTAGTCCCGTCGGGGTTGCTTCTTAAAGGGGACTAGGCAGAAAGCAGTGGCTGCAAGAGAGGGTGCGTGCTGGTCTCTGGGTGCTTAACACTCACTGTGTTTCGCTTAGAAGCCGGGGTTAGCATCCAGGGTCCAGGGAATGGATAATGGATTCAGAAATGCTTGGAGCGGACAAGTTGCTGGGcatgcaattttattttattttatttgagacttGGATTTATTCTTTAccttaggctggcctggaaggcTAGCCTGTGTAGCCTAGAATGGCTTCAAGCTCGCggcagtcttcctgcttcagcctccttagtgctggggcTACAGGACTATGACTCCAAACCCAGGACCCAGAACGCAGTTTCTGCTCTGATTTGCTGAGcggttttagaaaagaaaaaaaaaaaccttgcccTCTCTGAGGATCCCGCCCCTTCGAGACGGGCCAATGACGGGTTAGAAAGGCTGCAGCTTTCTGAGATGGGGCGGAGAGGTTCTGATTGGACGGCTTCAAGAGGATGGTATCAAGAGGATGGTATCAAGAGGACTGTCTACTTAGCACTTTGTCCTCCCCCAGAGTTTAGCCTCAAGGCCAGTCCCCAGGGAGAGGATGAGACGGTGAAAGCTTCCGAGCCAGGCGCCTGCCTTAGTTTCCTCTTCTGTTAAAGGGAGTTCACCGAGCGCCTTCCAATTCTGCTCCAGCTGTGCACGCGCTTTGGTCTCCAAAGGGTTACACAGTTGGCTTCTTGGCGCTTCCCAATAGCACTACATTTCCCAAAATGCTCTGCGAGATGGACGAATTGACGCACTTCCTCTGCCTGGAAGCTTGAGGGAGGCCTTCCCGATTcttgctctccccaccccctttctttcccttctttgctagcagggctttttttgttttgttttgcgcTGTGGCGCAGAACGGTTCCCTTATTGCTCTCGTATTTGGAATGAGAGACCCAAGAGGAGGTTTCTGGGGAGGGCAACACCAGATCCTCAAGTGCCTAATGACCTGGTGGGCCCAGTGTGGCTCTGGGCACCCCATGTTTTCTCTCGCAGATTTGGGGGGTGGGAGTAGGGGTGAAGGGAGAAGCGATGTATGTGTCCTAGCTCCGTCAGCCCTTTCCCTTCACTGGGCCTGGGTTTCCGCtggtgtttgaaaaaaaaaaacaagtcttgTCAGTTTGCATTCAATGGAGGCTGCCTGCTTTCTCACCCTCACCCCAGGATTGTCACAGCAGCTCTGGCTTTCTATTTCAGCGTCACAATTTTACCTACCACCTGCATTACTATTTTAACGCTTTTCTCCTTTAAACAAATTGCCTATTTTTGTCGTTTCCTGGGAGATACTATGTTCACAACCATTGGTActactgtttatttactttctctTGCTTATTCTTGGTGCTGGGACGGAATCCAGGGCCTTAGCGCTCTTCCACGGAGCTGTACTACTAGCctgcattttttgttttgagacggggtcttacTACTGAGGCTGGCTGGTGTGAGGCCCTGGATCCTCCTGCCATAACCTCCTgagatgtatttaaaaatacatctccatgcctggctctatttttttctttctttcttttaaagataggTCTCACTCTGAAGCATTCGTGGCAATCCTCCAGTGTCAGCCTCCTTAGTAATGGAATTGCAAGTGTAATC
This is a stretch of genomic DNA from Meriones unguiculatus strain TT.TT164.6M chromosome 1, Bangor_MerUng_6.1, whole genome shotgun sequence. It encodes these proteins:
- the Irf2bp1 gene encoding interferon regulatory factor 2-binding protein 1 produces the protein MASVQASRRQWCYLCDLPKMPWAMVWDFSEAVCRGCVNFEGADRIELLIDAARQLKRSHVLPEGRSPGPPALKHPTSKDLASTGSQSSQLPPPQAQAQPSGTGGSVSGPDRYDRATSSSRLALPSPALEYTLGSRLANGLGREEAVAEGARRALLGSIPSLMPPGLLAAAVSGLGGRALTLAPGLSPARPLFGSDFEKEKQQRNADCLAELNEAMRGRAEEWHGRPKAVREQLLALSACAPFNVRFKKDHGLVGRVFAFDATARPPGYEFELKLFTEYPCGSGNVYAGVLAVARQMFHDALREPGKALASSGFKYLEYERRHGSGEWRQLGELLTDGVRSFREPAPAEALPQQYPEPAPAALCGPPPRAPSRNLVPTPRRRKASPEPEGETAGKMTTEEQQQRHWVAPGGPYSTETPGVPSPIAALKNVAEALGHSPKDPGGGGGPVRAGGASPAASSTTQPPTQHRLVARNGEAEVSPTAGAEAVSGGGSGPGATPGAPLCCTLCRERLEDTHFVQCPSVPGHKFCFPCSREFIKAQGPAGEVYCPSGDKCPLVGSSVPWAFMQGEIATILAGDIKVKKERDP